CGACTCGGCGGATCACAGACAGCCTTGGCCTTGAGCGTCACCTCCATAATCACGGCTTCAGAATTCCTGAACGTTTCGGCGGCAAGAAGGGACTCGCGCCAGTGACTTGTGCGGCGATGCTGTCGCGCGCAACAGTCTCTCTCGTGTGCCTACAAATTAGCTTCCTCGGGCTGAATTCAACGTTTCGGTCAACGACTCCTCGAATATGTCTAGGCCTTGTCCCAACGTGTCTTGGTCGATCGTAAGTGCGGGCAAGAACTTCACAACCTGATCCGTCGGTCCGCATCGCTCGATAATCAAGCCCTTCGCAAACGCTTTACGTGACGTCGCCTCTGCGATCTCTGTCGTTTTGCAATCGAAGCCGCATACCATGCCTCGTCCACGAACAGCAAACTTGTTTCCGTGCTGATGCGCGATAGCATCGAGTCGACGTCGCATAAGTGCGCCCAAGCGTTGGACCTGGTGCGAGAACGTCTGGTTACGCCAATACAGGGTTAAGGCCGCTTTGCCAGAAACGAGTGCAAGATTGTTTCCTCGAAACGTTCCCGTGTGCTCGCCTGGTTCCCATGCGTCGAGCGCTTCTTTGATCAAGAGCATCGACAACGGCAAGCCGTACCCGCTCAGCGATTTCGACATCACAACAATGTCTGGCGACAAAGCAGCGAACTCGAAACTGAAGAACTCGCCTGTACGACCACAGCCCATTTGGATATCGTCAACTATGAAAATAGCTCCGACCTCTTTTGCCAAAGCCTGAATTGACTGCAACCATTCCTTACCGGCGACGTTGATGCCTCCCTCTCCTTGCACGGTTTCGACGAGAATGGCGGCTGGAAGATCAATACCACTGCTCTCGTCCATTAATACCTTTCGCAGGTAATCCGCCGCGGAACCAAGATACCCATCATACGGCATGAAAGTTGTGCCAGTTAAGGGAATGCTGCTGGCTTTGCGGTAAAAGCGGTTACCGCTCGCAGCTATGGCTCCCAAGCTTTGGCCGTGATATCCATTTGTGAAAGAAATGACGTTGTGACGTCCTGTGATCTTACGCGAGAGCTTTAGAGCCGCTTCAACCGCGTTAGCTCCCGTAGGCCCCGTAAATTGAAAGCGGTAGGAAAGATTCCGTTCACGAAGGATGACAGAGCTAAAGGTCTCCATGAATTCGACCTTTGCTGGAGTGGCCATGTCCAAGCCGTGGACGACGCCGTCCGACTCCAGGTACTCGCTGATTGCTGCTTTGATCTCCTGATTGTTGTGACCATAGTTTAGCGCTCCAGCGCCGGACAGAAAGTCAATGACCTTTCGGCCACCCTCTGTGAACATAATCGAGCCGCGCGCCCGACTGAAGACAGCAGGAAAGGAACGTGAATACGACCGCACGTTGGACTCTAGCGTTTCGACGGTCTTCATTCTGCGCTGCCCGTGTATTCCAACCATGTGGTCGTCTCCTCGACAAGAAAATCCGCCCGACGAATAGGCGCGCGGCCAACATCTGCAAGATAGGCAAACGGTGAACGCGCGGTTCCGCGCCTCTCGACGTCCTTGTTGCGCGTAGCGCGTCTGAAAATCAGCTCCAGCGATTTACCTGAGAACCATGCGGAACAAAGCTACTATGTCTAGTAGTGTCGTCCACATCCAGCGAACGCCACTGGCTAAAGTCGTCTTTCGCGGACAGGCTTGCTTAGCCGCGCGCAAAGAAGTTGCGCATGCCGTGCGGTTAGCTTGCGTTACGACAAATTCTGTAAAGGAGAAAGAATGGAATAAATTTTCATCGTGACCCAGAAGGGTCCGATGCGCTCCCGTCGGTAGCAAAGGCATGG
The nucleotide sequence above comes from Bradyrhizobium sp. NDS-1. Encoded proteins:
- the ectB gene encoding diaminobutyrate--2-oxoglutarate transaminase encodes the protein MKTVETLESNVRSYSRSFPAVFSRARGSIMFTEGGRKVIDFLSGAGALNYGHNNQEIKAAISEYLESDGVVHGLDMATPAKVEFMETFSSVILRERNLSYRFQFTGPTGANAVEAALKLSRKITGRHNVISFTNGYHGQSLGAIAASGNRFYRKASSIPLTGTTFMPYDGYLGSAADYLRKVLMDESSGIDLPAAILVETVQGEGGINVAGKEWLQSIQALAKEVGAIFIVDDIQMGCGRTGEFFSFEFAALSPDIVVMSKSLSGYGLPLSMLLIKEALDAWEPGEHTGTFRGNNLALVSGKAALTLYWRNQTFSHQVQRLGALMRRRLDAIAHQHGNKFAVRGRGMVCGFDCKTTEIAEATSRKAFAKGLIIERCGPTDQVVKFLPALTIDQDTLGQGLDIFEESLTETLNSARGS